The following proteins come from a genomic window of Pseudomonas syringae:
- a CDS encoding DUF4124 domain-containing protein has translation MRHSLICLLLLISLPAMAQIYKYTDANGNTAFSNQPPNGTRSEVVELPPLNSIDTQAPSRPAVNSAPPSAPAQAPAQSQPQHAYDVLELTDLPADEALRANNGTFIIGVKIQPRLQENHRLQLLLDGNLYGQPSNLPRFQVVNIDRGEHSFAVVVKDGERIIQQSETITLTVQRVHLGKP, from the coding sequence ATGCGTCATAGCCTGATTTGCCTGCTGCTGTTGATCAGCCTGCCTGCCATGGCGCAGATCTATAAGTACACCGATGCGAACGGCAATACCGCGTTCAGCAATCAGCCACCCAATGGCACCAGGAGCGAAGTGGTCGAATTGCCGCCGCTGAACAGCATCGACACCCAGGCACCGTCCAGACCTGCCGTGAACAGCGCCCCGCCATCGGCCCCGGCACAAGCGCCCGCTCAATCTCAGCCACAACATGCCTACGACGTACTGGAGCTCACGGACCTGCCAGCTGATGAGGCCTTACGCGCCAACAACGGCACGTTCATCATTGGCGTGAAGATCCAGCCGCGCCTGCAGGAGAACCATCGCCTGCAACTGCTGCTGGACGGTAATCTGTACGGACAGCCGTCCAACCTGCCGCGTTTTCAGGTGGTCAATATCGACCGTGGCGAACACAGCTTCGCCGTGGTGGTGAAGGATGGCGAGCGGATCATTCAGCAGAGCGAGACGATCACGCTGACGGTGCAACGCGTCCATCTCGGCAAACCATGA
- a CDS encoding L-iditol 2-dehydrogenase, with the protein MKRLDGKSALITGSARGIGRSFAQAYIREGASVAIADINLQRAQATAAELGPNAYAVSMDVTDQASIDQAIAAVVAHNGKLDILINNAALFDLAPIVEITRESYERLFSINVAGTLFTLQAAARQMIAQGHGGKIINMASQAGRRGEALVAVYCATKAAVISLTQSAGLDLIRHGINVNAIAPGVVDGEHWDGVDAMFARYENRPLGEKKRLVGEQVPYGRMGTADDLTGMAIFLASSDSQYVVAQTYNVDGGNWMS; encoded by the coding sequence ATGAAACGACTAGACGGTAAAAGTGCGCTGATCACCGGATCGGCGCGAGGTATTGGGCGGTCTTTTGCGCAGGCCTACATTCGCGAAGGGGCCAGTGTGGCCATTGCCGACATCAATCTGCAGCGCGCACAGGCCACGGCGGCTGAACTGGGGCCGAACGCTTATGCGGTCAGCATGGACGTAACGGATCAGGCGTCCATCGATCAGGCCATCGCCGCCGTCGTCGCGCACAACGGCAAGCTGGATATCCTCATCAACAACGCGGCGCTGTTCGATCTGGCGCCGATTGTCGAGATCACCCGCGAAAGCTATGAGCGGCTGTTTTCAATCAACGTCGCCGGCACGCTGTTCACCTTGCAGGCGGCTGCAAGGCAGATGATTGCCCAGGGCCACGGCGGCAAGATCATCAACATGGCCAGCCAGGCCGGTCGCCGAGGCGAAGCGCTGGTGGCGGTATACTGCGCGACCAAGGCTGCTGTGATCAGCCTGACGCAATCGGCCGGTCTGGACCTCATCAGGCACGGCATCAATGTGAATGCCATTGCTCCGGGCGTGGTCGACGGCGAGCACTGGGACGGGGTCGATGCGATGTTCGCCCGTTATGAAAACCGGCCGCTGGGCGAGAAGAAAAGGCTGGTGGGCGAGCAGGTGCCCTATGGGCGCATGGGCACGGCAGATGACCTGACCGGCATGGCGATCTTTCTCGCCTCCAGCGACAGCCAATACGTGGTGGCCCAGACCTATAACGTCGACGGCGGCAACTGGATGAGCTGA
- a CDS encoding chorismate mutase, translating to MRLLLATSLLTLTFMSSGFAFAGGQKPSVIEPLLQAISERLTIADQVALSKWDSGKAVEDPPREQQVISAAQARAAEFKLKPEDVERLFRAQIEANKQVQNALLAQWHAAGKAPDTVRLSLADDIRPKLDRLQTQLLQAYADFQPLRETKDCKIQLDAALKRYQRDPIHDQALVLATADLCAAKP from the coding sequence ATGCGCCTGCTTCTGGCCACTTCCCTGCTGACTCTGACCTTCATGTCCTCAGGCTTCGCCTTCGCCGGCGGGCAAAAGCCTTCTGTTATCGAACCGTTGCTGCAAGCAATCAGCGAACGTCTGACCATCGCCGATCAGGTCGCCCTGAGCAAATGGGACAGCGGCAAGGCCGTTGAGGACCCGCCCCGCGAACAGCAAGTCATCAGCGCCGCGCAGGCCCGCGCTGCCGAGTTCAAGCTGAAGCCCGAAGACGTTGAACGGCTGTTCCGCGCACAGATCGAAGCCAATAAGCAGGTGCAGAACGCCCTTCTCGCCCAGTGGCACGCAGCGGGCAAGGCGCCTGATACGGTCAGACTGAGCCTGGCGGACGACATCCGTCCGAAACTCGACCGCCTGCAAACCCAATTGCTGCAGGCCTACGCCGACTTCCAGCCGCTGCGCGAGACAAAAGACTGCAAGATCCAGCTCGACGCGGCGCTCAAGCGTTATCAGCGCGACCCGATTCATGACCAGGCGCTGGTGCTGGCCACTGCCGATCTGTGTGCCGCAAAACCCTGA
- the typA gene encoding translational GTPase TypA encodes MIENLRNIAIIAHVDHGKTTLVDKLLRQSGTLERGELNDERVMDSNDQEKERGITILAKNTAINWNGYHINIVDTPGHADFGGEVERVMSMVDSVLLLVDAQDGPMPQTRFVTKKAFEAGLRPIVVINKVDRPGARPDWVLDQIFDLFDNLGATEEQLDFKVVYASALNGIAGLEHTDMAEDMTPLYQSIVDNVPAPKVDRDGPFQMQISALDYNSFLGIIGVGRIARGKVKPNTQVVAIDANGKRRNGRILKLMGHHGLHRIDVDEAAAGDIVCISGFEELFISDTLCDPQNVEAMKPLTVDEPTVSMTFQVNDSPFCGKEGKFVTSRNIKERLDKELLYNVALRVEEGDTADKFKVSGRGELHLSVLIETMRREGFEMGVGRPEVIIRMVDGVKHEPFENVTIDLPEESQGSIMEQIGIRKGDLTNMVPDGKGRVRLEYNIPARGLIGFRNEFLTLTSGAGILTSIFDRYDVMKSGDMSGRQNGVLVSVATGKALTYSLETLQARGKLFLGHGEDVYEGQIVGINSRDNDLGVNPTKGKKLDNMRASGKDETIALVPPIRFTLEQALEFVQEDELCEVTPKSIRLRKKILGESERTRAAKKSGN; translated from the coding sequence GTGATCGAAAATCTACGTAACATCGCCATCATTGCTCACGTTGACCATGGTAAGACCACCCTGGTAGACAAACTCCTGCGTCAATCCGGCACTCTGGAGCGCGGCGAGCTCAACGATGAGCGCGTGATGGACTCCAACGACCAGGAAAAAGAGCGCGGTATTACCATTCTCGCGAAGAACACCGCGATCAACTGGAATGGCTACCACATCAACATCGTGGACACCCCGGGCCACGCTGACTTCGGTGGTGAAGTAGAGCGCGTGATGTCGATGGTCGACTCCGTACTGCTGCTGGTCGATGCCCAGGACGGCCCTATGCCGCAAACCCGTTTTGTGACCAAGAAGGCTTTCGAAGCCGGCCTGCGTCCAATCGTGGTCATCAACAAGGTTGACCGTCCAGGCGCGCGTCCGGACTGGGTTCTGGACCAGATCTTCGACCTGTTCGACAACCTCGGTGCTACCGAAGAACAGCTGGACTTCAAAGTCGTCTACGCCTCGGCCCTGAACGGCATTGCCGGTCTGGAACACACCGACATGGCTGAAGACATGACTCCGCTGTATCAGTCCATCGTCGATAACGTTCCGGCCCCTAAAGTCGACCGTGACGGTCCGTTCCAGATGCAAATCTCGGCACTGGACTACAACAGCTTCCTGGGCATCATTGGTGTTGGCCGTATCGCTCGCGGCAAGGTCAAGCCAAACACTCAGGTTGTGGCTATCGATGCCAACGGCAAGCGCCGTAACGGTCGTATCCTGAAACTGATGGGTCACCACGGTCTGCACCGTATCGACGTCGACGAAGCGGCTGCCGGCGACATCGTCTGCATCAGCGGCTTCGAAGAGCTGTTCATCTCCGACACCCTGTGCGATCCACAGAACGTTGAAGCGATGAAGCCGCTGACCGTTGACGAACCTACCGTTTCCATGACTTTCCAGGTAAACGACTCGCCTTTCTGCGGTAAAGAAGGCAAGTTCGTCACCAGCCGTAACATCAAGGAACGTCTGGACAAAGAGCTGCTGTACAACGTTGCCCTGCGCGTTGAAGAAGGCGACACCGCCGACAAGTTCAAGGTCTCCGGCCGTGGTGAGCTGCACCTCTCGGTACTGATCGAAACCATGCGTCGCGAAGGCTTCGAAATGGGTGTCGGCCGTCCTGAAGTGATCATCCGCATGGTTGATGGCGTCAAGCACGAACCGTTCGAAAACGTCACCATCGACCTGCCGGAAGAATCCCAGGGTTCGATCATGGAGCAGATCGGTATCCGTAAGGGCGACCTGACCAACATGGTTCCGGATGGCAAGGGCCGTGTGCGCCTTGAGTACAACATCCCGGCACGTGGCCTGATCGGTTTCCGTAACGAGTTCCTGACCCTGACTTCCGGCGCAGGCATCTTGACCAGCATCTTCGACCGTTACGACGTGATGAAGTCTGGCGACATGTCCGGCCGTCAGAACGGCGTTCTGGTTTCGGTTGCTACCGGCAAGGCGCTGACCTACTCCCTGGAAACACTGCAAGCCCGTGGCAAGCTGTTCCTGGGTCATGGCGAAGACGTGTACGAAGGTCAGATCGTCGGCATCAACAGCCGCGACAACGACCTGGGTGTCAACCCAACCAAAGGCAAGAAGCTCGACAACATGCGTGCTTCCGGTAAAGACGAAACCATCGCTCTGGTTCCGCCTATCCGTTTCACTCTGGAACAAGCGCTGGAATTCGTACAAGAAGACGAACTCTGCGAAGTGACTCCAAAGTCGATCCGCCTGCGTAAGAAAATCCTTGGCGAAAGCGAGCGTACTCGCGCTGCCAAGAAGTCGGGCAACTGA
- a CDS encoding DeoR/GlpR family DNA-binding transcription regulator: MSTEEEIAIAGGTPMIPDQRRELMLRQLRKHQVLSVHQLMEMFDCSHMTIRRDIAVLEQEGRAYSVTGGVRIASQVHSEPSHQSKAVVELPHKQGMARLAAGLLHPDMTIYLDAGTSTLEIVPHIVALSGMTVVTNDFGVVNALADAAHVDVIHTGGLLDHPNRSSVGGLAAATLRQLATDVAFMSTSSWDLQRGTTTPSALKVEVKQAAMQSASQTVLIATSSKYGTFGMYKVAGLEQFDTIITDAALAEAAADGIRKQRIELLLAPVGGRSK; encoded by the coding sequence ATGTCCACTGAAGAGGAGATCGCCATTGCCGGCGGTACACCTATGATTCCCGATCAACGCCGGGAGCTGATGCTGCGTCAGTTGCGCAAGCATCAGGTACTCAGCGTTCATCAGTTGATGGAGATGTTCGACTGCTCGCACATGACCATCCGCCGCGACATCGCCGTGCTGGAACAGGAAGGCCGGGCCTACTCGGTGACTGGCGGCGTGCGCATCGCCAGTCAGGTACACAGCGAACCCAGCCATCAATCGAAAGCCGTCGTCGAGCTGCCGCACAAGCAGGGCATGGCGCGGCTGGCAGCGGGTTTGCTGCACCCGGACATGACGATCTATCTGGACGCGGGCACCAGCACGCTGGAGATCGTGCCGCATATCGTTGCGTTGTCAGGCATGACCGTGGTGACCAATGATTTCGGCGTGGTCAATGCGCTGGCCGACGCCGCGCACGTGGATGTGATTCACACCGGCGGCCTGCTCGATCATCCGAACCGCTCCAGTGTCGGCGGGCTTGCCGCCGCAACGTTGCGCCAGCTGGCCACCGACGTGGCGTTCATGTCGACCAGCTCGTGGGACCTGCAACGCGGCACCACCACACCCTCGGCATTGAAGGTCGAGGTCAAGCAGGCGGCGATGCAGTCCGCTTCGCAAACCGTATTGATCGCCACCAGCTCCAAATACGGCACCTTCGGCATGTACAAGGTGGCCGGGCTGGAGCAGTTCGACACCATCATCACCGACGCAGCGCTGGCCGAAGCCGCTGCGGACGGTATCCGCAAGCAGCGCATCGAGTTGCTGCTGGCGCCCGTGGGCGGCCGTTCCAAGTAA
- a CDS encoding ABC transporter substrate-binding protein, whose product MNIQKALFLSAGVSFAFLSLAAQAAETVTIATVNNGDMIRMQRLSKLFEQQHPEIKLNWVVLEENVLRQRLTTDIATQGAQFDVLTIGTYETPLWGAKKWLEPITGLAPEYDLEDIFASVRQGLSVNNTLYALPFYGESTITYYRTDLFKQAGLSMPEHPTWTQLGEFAAKLHQPDKGIYGMCLRGKAGWGENIALLSTMANAFGARWFDEQWKPELTSPEWSNAANFYVNTLKNYGPPGVSSNGFNETLALFNSGKCALWVDASVAGSFTTDKEQSKVVDSVGFAPAPVEVTDKGSSWLYAWSLAIPATSKHKDAAKAFITWATSKDYIQLVAKTDGISNVPPGTRTSTYSEAYLKAAPFAKVTLQMMQHADPAQPSARPVPYVGIQYVTIPEFQAIGTSVGKLFSAAVTGQTTTEQALSAAQAVTEREMKRAGYPK is encoded by the coding sequence ATGAACATCCAGAAAGCGCTTTTCCTGTCCGCAGGCGTTTCGTTCGCCTTCCTCAGCCTGGCCGCTCAGGCCGCCGAAACCGTGACCATTGCCACGGTGAACAACGGCGACATGATCCGTATGCAGCGCCTGTCGAAACTCTTTGAGCAGCAGCATCCTGAGATCAAGCTCAACTGGGTGGTGCTTGAAGAAAACGTCTTGCGCCAGCGCCTGACCACCGACATCGCTACGCAGGGTGCCCAGTTCGACGTGCTGACCATCGGCACTTATGAAACGCCGCTGTGGGGTGCCAAAAAGTGGCTGGAGCCGATTACCGGCCTGGCCCCGGAATATGATCTGGAAGATATCTTTGCCTCGGTACGTCAGGGTTTGTCAGTCAACAACACCCTGTATGCCCTGCCCTTTTATGGCGAAAGCACGATCACCTATTACCGCACCGATCTGTTCAAACAGGCGGGTTTGAGCATGCCAGAGCATCCGACCTGGACGCAGTTGGGCGAATTTGCGGCAAAGCTACATCAGCCCGACAAGGGGATTTACGGCATGTGCCTGCGCGGCAAGGCCGGCTGGGGTGAGAACATCGCGCTGCTGAGCACCATGGCCAACGCCTTCGGCGCGCGCTGGTTCGATGAGCAGTGGAAACCCGAGCTGACCAGCCCGGAATGGAGCAACGCTGCGAATTTCTACGTCAATACCCTCAAGAATTACGGCCCACCGGGTGTGTCGAGCAACGGCTTCAACGAAACCCTTGCGCTGTTCAACAGCGGCAAATGCGCCCTGTGGGTAGACGCCAGCGTGGCCGGTTCCTTCACCACCGACAAGGAGCAGAGCAAGGTGGTCGACAGCGTCGGCTTTGCGCCTGCGCCGGTTGAGGTGACGGACAAGGGCTCGTCATGGCTGTATGCCTGGTCGCTGGCAATACCGGCCACCTCGAAGCACAAAGACGCAGCCAAGGCCTTCATCACTTGGGCTACGTCCAAAGACTATATCCAGCTGGTCGCCAAGACGGATGGCATCTCCAACGTACCGCCCGGTACCCGCACGTCCACCTACAGTGAGGCTTATCTTAAGGCTGCGCCGTTCGCCAAGGTCACGTTGCAGATGATGCAACACGCCGACCCTGCGCAACCCTCGGCCAGGCCGGTGCCTTACGTTGGCATCCAGTACGTGACCATTCCCGAGTTTCAGGCCATCGGCACCTCGGTCGGCAAGTTGTTCTCTGCTGCCGTGACCGGGCAGACCACCACCGAGCAGGCACTCAGCGCCGCGCAGGCCGTCACTGAACGCGAGATGAAACGCGCCGGTTATCCGAAATAA
- the thiI gene encoding tRNA uracil 4-sulfurtransferase ThiI has protein sequence MKLIVKVFPEITIKSPPVRKKFIRQLGKNIRTVLRELDADIVVGGVWDNLEVETRQTDPKVLQGIRDRLSCMPGIANFLQVAEYPLGDLDDIVAKCKLHYADLLPGTMFSVRCKRAGRHDFSSMDVEKYVGSKLRMQCGAAGIELKKPDLVVRMEIRDQRLFVVHDQHKGLGGYPLGALEQTLVLMSGGFDSTVAAYQIMRRGLMAHFCFFNLGGRAHELGVMEVAHFIWKKYGSSQRVLFVSVPFEEVLGEILQKVDNSHMGVVLKRMMLRAASAVADRLEIDVLVTGEAISQVASQTLPNLSLIDAATDKLVLRPLVASHKQDIVDLATEIGTADFARHMPEYCGVISVNPKTNAKRNRVEYEEKQFDMAILEQALERAKLVSIDRVIDDLSRHVDIEEVSQALAGQVIIDIRHPDAQEDQPLQVPGVEIQTLPFYALNSRFKALDDTRQYLLYCDKGVMSRLHAHHLLSEGHANVRVYRPS, from the coding sequence ATGAAACTAATCGTTAAAGTTTTCCCAGAAATCACCATTAAAAGCCCGCCGGTTCGCAAGAAATTCATCCGGCAGCTGGGCAAGAACATTCGTACCGTGCTCCGGGAACTGGACGCGGACATTGTCGTGGGTGGCGTATGGGACAACCTTGAGGTCGAAACCCGCCAGACCGACCCCAAAGTGCTGCAGGGCATCAGGGATCGGCTGAGTTGCATGCCGGGCATCGCCAACTTTCTGCAAGTGGCCGAGTACCCGCTGGGCGATCTGGACGACATCGTTGCCAAGTGCAAACTGCACTATGCAGACCTGCTGCCGGGCACGATGTTTTCGGTGCGCTGCAAACGTGCCGGTCGTCACGATTTCAGCTCCATGGACGTCGAGAAATACGTCGGCAGCAAGCTGCGCATGCAATGTGGCGCCGCCGGAATCGAGCTGAAAAAGCCCGATCTGGTCGTGCGCATGGAAATTCGCGACCAACGGTTGTTTGTCGTGCATGACCAGCACAAAGGCCTGGGCGGCTACCCGCTCGGCGCGCTGGAGCAGACCCTGGTATTGATGTCCGGCGGTTTCGATTCGACCGTTGCGGCCTACCAGATCATGCGCCGCGGCTTGATGGCGCACTTCTGCTTCTTCAATCTGGGCGGACGTGCCCATGAACTGGGCGTGATGGAAGTCGCGCACTTCATCTGGAAGAAGTACGGCAGTTCGCAGCGCGTGCTGTTCGTCAGCGTGCCTTTCGAGGAAGTTCTCGGAGAAATTCTGCAGAAAGTCGATAACAGTCATATGGGTGTAGTTTTGAAGCGTATGATGTTACGCGCTGCATCCGCGGTGGCTGATCGTCTCGAAATCGATGTGCTGGTCACGGGCGAAGCGATTTCACAGGTTGCCAGCCAGACGCTGCCGAACCTGTCGCTGATCGACGCGGCGACCGACAAGCTGGTCTTGCGCCCGCTTGTTGCAAGCCACAAGCAGGACATCGTGGACCTGGCGACTGAAATCGGCACCGCTGATTTTGCCCGGCACATGCCTGAGTATTGCGGGGTGATTTCGGTCAACCCCAAGACCAACGCCAAGCGTAACCGCGTTGAGTACGAAGAAAAGCAGTTCGACATGGCGATTCTCGAGCAAGCGCTCGAGCGCGCCAAGCTGGTTTCGATCGATCGGGTCATCGACGATCTGAGCCGCCATGTCGACATTGAAGAAGTCAGCCAGGCGCTGGCCGGCCAGGTCATCATCGACATCCGTCACCCGGATGCCCAGGAAGACCAGCCGTTGCAAGTGCCCGGCGTGGAGATACAGACGTTGCCGTTCTACGCATTGAATAGCCGCTTCAAGGCACTGGATGACACGCGCCAGTACCTGCTGTATTGCGACAAAGGCGTCATGAGTCGCCTGCATGCTCACCATTTGCTCAGTGAGGGGCATGCCAATGTGCGCGTTTATCGACCGAGCTAA
- the glnA gene encoding type I glutamate--ammonia ligase: MSKSVQLIKDHDVKWIDLRFTDTKGTQHHVTMPARDALEDDFFEVGKMFDGSSISGWKGIEASDMILLPDDETAVLDPFTEEPTLILVCDIIEPSTMQGYDRDPRAIARRAEEYLKSTGIGDTVFAGPEPEFFIFDEVKFKSDISGSMFKIYSEQGSWMSDQDVEGGNKGHRPGVKGGYFPVPPFDHDHEIRTAMCNALEEMGQTVEVHHHEVATAGQNEIGVKFNTLVKKADEVQTLKYCVHNVADAYGRTATFMPKPLYGDNGSGMHVHMSIAKDGKNTFAGEGYAGLSDLALYFIGGIIKHGKALNGFTNPSTNSYKRLVPGFEAPVMLAYSARNRSASIRIPYVNSPRGRRIEARFPDPSANPYLAFAALLMAGLDGIQNKIHPGDAADKNLYDLPPEEAKEIPQVCGSLKEALEELDKGRAFLTKGGVFSDDFIDAYIALKSEEEIRVRTFVHPLEYELYYSC; the protein is encoded by the coding sequence ATGTCGAAGTCGGTTCAACTCATCAAAGATCATGACGTTAAGTGGATTGATCTGCGCTTCACGGACACAAAAGGTACGCAGCACCACGTGACCATGCCAGCTCGCGATGCGCTGGAAGACGACTTCTTCGAAGTCGGCAAGATGTTCGACGGTTCCTCCATTTCCGGCTGGAAAGGCATCGAAGCCTCCGACATGATCCTGCTGCCGGACGATGAAACCGCGGTCCTGGATCCGTTCACCGAAGAGCCTACCCTGATCCTGGTGTGCGACATCATCGAACCTTCGACCATGCAAGGTTACGATCGCGACCCACGCGCCATCGCTCGTCGCGCCGAGGAATACCTGAAGTCCACCGGTATTGGTGACACGGTATTCGCAGGCCCGGAGCCAGAATTCTTCATCTTCGACGAAGTGAAATTCAAATCCGACATCTCCGGCTCCATGTTCAAGATCTACTCTGAACAAGGTTCGTGGATGTCCGATCAGGACGTCGAAGGCGGCAACAAAGGCCACCGTCCAGGCGTCAAAGGTGGTTATTTCCCGGTTCCGCCGTTTGACCACGACCACGAAATCCGTACTGCCATGTGCAACGCTCTGGAAGAAATGGGCCAGACCGTTGAAGTTCACCACCACGAAGTGGCGACCGCTGGCCAGAACGAAATCGGCGTGAAATTCAACACGCTGGTTAAAAAGGCTGACGAAGTTCAGACCCTGAAGTACTGCGTACACAACGTTGCCGATGCTTACGGCCGTACCGCTACCTTCATGCCCAAGCCACTGTACGGTGACAACGGTTCGGGTATGCACGTGCACATGTCCATCGCCAAAGATGGCAAGAACACCTTCGCAGGTGAAGGCTATGCCGGTCTGTCCGACCTCGCGCTGTACTTCATCGGCGGCATCATCAAGCACGGCAAGGCACTGAACGGTTTTACCAACCCTTCGACCAACTCGTACAAGCGTCTGGTTCCAGGTTTCGAAGCACCGGTCATGCTGGCCTACTCGGCACGTAACCGTTCCGCATCGATCCGTATTCCTTACGTCAACAGCCCGCGCGGCCGTCGTATCGAAGCACGCTTCCCGGATCCGTCAGCCAACCCGTACCTGGCCTTCGCAGCCCTGTTGATGGCTGGCCTGGACGGCATCCAGAACAAGATCCACCCTGGCGATGCAGCTGACAAAAACCTGTATGACCTGCCGCCTGAAGAGGCCAAAGAGATCCCACAAGTTTGCGGCAGCCTGAAAGAAGCCCTGGAAGAACTGGACAAGGGCCGTGCGTTCCTGACCAAAGGCGGCGTATTCAGCGATGACTTCATCGATGCCTACATCGCGCTGAAAAGCGAAGAAGAAATCCGCGTTCGCACCTTCGTACACCCACTGGAATACGAGCTGTACTACAGCTGCTGA
- a CDS encoding AraC family transcriptional regulator, with translation MPDSRAALFEQRPAELEVILPQPDHCFRWYEHDYPYALARWNHHPEFEIHLIRQGSGKLVAGDYIGQFGAGHVALIGPDLPHDWIGDLAPGEHLAGRDVVLQFDGAALLALRGTLPEMGDLQRLFEQARRGLEFTGATAVQAARLLEQIGPAQGLERLILFLQLVNTLMKAPAQEVRLLASAWYAPTLDARSSERINKAFDYLLKELTSDIRLSVIARQLDMSDPGFSRFFKRTTGHCFIDLMRKLRVQRACRLLLHSEMSVSDICFEVGYANLSNFNRHFRVEMQQTPSEYRRAAAAT, from the coding sequence GTGCCTGACAGTCGAGCGGCCTTGTTCGAGCAGCGTCCCGCCGAGCTTGAAGTCATCCTCCCACAGCCAGACCATTGCTTTCGCTGGTATGAGCACGACTATCCTTACGCGTTGGCGCGCTGGAACCACCATCCGGAATTCGAAATCCATCTGATCCGCCAAGGCAGCGGCAAACTGGTGGCCGGCGATTACATCGGACAGTTCGGCGCCGGTCATGTGGCGCTGATCGGTCCGGATCTGCCCCATGACTGGATCGGCGATCTGGCCCCCGGTGAACACCTGGCCGGGCGGGATGTGGTGTTGCAGTTCGATGGTGCAGCGCTGCTGGCGCTACGCGGCACGTTGCCGGAAATGGGCGACTTGCAGCGCCTGTTCGAGCAGGCGCGTCGCGGGCTGGAGTTCACCGGGGCGACGGCTGTACAGGCTGCGCGCCTGCTGGAGCAGATCGGCCCGGCACAAGGTCTGGAGCGGCTGATTCTGTTCCTGCAACTGGTCAATACGCTGATGAAAGCGCCTGCGCAGGAGGTTCGCCTGCTGGCCAGCGCCTGGTATGCGCCGACCCTGGATGCGCGCAGCTCGGAGCGGATCAACAAGGCGTTCGATTATCTGCTCAAGGAATTGACCAGCGATATCCGGTTGTCAGTGATTGCCCGGCAACTGGACATGAGCGATCCGGGTTTCTCGCGCTTCTTCAAACGCACCACCGGCCACTGTTTCATCGATCTGATGCGCAAATTGCGGGTCCAGCGGGCTTGCCGGTTGCTGCTGCACAGCGAGATGTCGGTGTCGGACATCTGCTTCGAAGTCGGCTACGCCAACCTGTCCAACTTCAACCGGCACTTTCGCGTGGAAATGCAGCAGACGCCCAGTGAGTACCGGCGCGCCGCTGCAGCAACGTGA